TTAATTTCTCATCTACGTGACTATGATTTTCTGTAAGGTACTGTTAATGCCTTGGTTCAGGGGTATTACGGAAATTAactttaatataaattaataaaataggaaaaaaatgcattattttcaaaacagagaaaagaggaaataacaCACAATCTGTTTGACAGTACATGTAACTTTCCTAAGttggtttcttttatttgtctTGTATTTTAGAGGAGAGGAAGATGATTCCTTGGCTATAAAACCACCACAGCAAATGTCAcggaaagaaaaaacccatcaTAGAAAAgatgagaagaggaaagagaaacgtAGACATCGTAGTCATTCAGCAGAAGGTTGTTATTACTGCATTTGGATAACATTTCTGGTAGCTTCCTGACGTGAAGCCAAACAGGCACTATGTAGGTAGTAAATAACTACAAACTAAAGAAAACGTGTCAGGTGGATAAGACAAAGGAATTTAAACTTGTCTTATTTCTTTGATTACGTTTAATGCCCTTACAGGAATGTCAGGGGTACATATGTGTTTGAGAGGACAGTAATCACTTTGGGACAGGGACACAGAGTCTACTTTTACTCTTTGAAGTCAGTTAAGCTTCTTTCTGGCTTCACTGAGTGAGTGGGCTGAGATATGATCTTTGTTTCTGACTGTAAAGGAAAAGATATCCTTTCTAAAAACACTCATGTTGTATTCCTGTTACcagcagcatttttctgtttttcatgcaaACATTTTTGCAAGATCTTATAATCTTTTAGTTTTCCAACACCCTTTCATATCAGGATTTTTCCATCAAGAAACTAACAGAGAACATGAAAATAGGTTGCCATAAGTTTCATCCTTTctagctttgctttttaaaaataggagcaCTAAATATTTTGAATAGTAACACTCCAaaactcatttttgtttgtttagggaaACATGCcagagtgaaagagaaagaaCGGGAACACGAGCGTAGGAAGAGACATAGAGAAGAGCAGGATAAAGCCCGTCGTGAGTGGGAAAGACAGAAACGGAGAGAAATGGCAAGGGAGCATTCCAGGAGGGAGAGGTACATCCATTCCTCCCTTCCCTGTGACAAACCAACAGACATGAACAGCTTCCTCCTCTAAATCCATCTCTAACTTTTCGTTGTTTCATTGACAACAAAATTCAGAGCAAAATCTTTTAAGGACTGATGCCAGTGCCATGTTCCTGTCAGTGTGTTGTCTAATGAAAATGTGTTCTTGTCCTTAATTACCTTTGTAAGTGACTTCATTACAACAGATATTTCTAGGTGAATGCATTACCAGTGTTGtactataatgaaaaaaaaagtgcaaaccaGTTTTGCGTAGTATCAGGGATTTATTAATTGAACTTGCTTCAGTATTGTTGTTGCTAATGAAATTGAATGGCCCTGTAGTTTGTTATGGAAAACCAGTTTTCCTTTACTTCATAAGCTGAATTTGTAGTGAACTGTaacttaacaaaaaataattattttctagaGATCGTCTGGAGCAACTTGAGCGAGAAcgagagagaaaaatcagagagcAGCAAAAAGAACAAAGGGAGCAAAAAGAACGAGAAAGGCGAGCTGAAGAAAGACGTAAGGAACGTGAAGCCAGAAGAGAAGGTAACCATCTCTGTATAAATGTAGTTTGGGCTTTCTATCCGCTGACACAATGGTGGAATGGAGGTATAGAAAGCATTTTTTACTTAGGTCAATGCcagaatttggaagaaaaaaagaaaaaagaaaaagaggtggtggtgggaggcttcttcatggggagggggggaatccATTAAGTTCTACATGGGGAAATAACGTTATGTGCCTTAAATATCATGGCATATTGGTTAGTCAGTAAGTCTTTCTTTGCCTCCCTCTGTTAGTCTGCTTTCCTATAGAAACAGAATTTATGTAATTGCCATTGTCTCCATGTGTGTGTGCGCGTCTGTCATGAGCCCCGTCACCTCTGAACTCTTTGGCTGAGTCTAACCCAATTTTATAGAGGTTGAAGTCTCAAAATTAAGTGTTTTGAGGATTTGGGGAATTAAATTGCAGCGGGAGGCAGAGAGATCATGTAAGTACTCCAACCATGAAAAAGGCTGTAGTGTGAGTCAAGTGCGGAAGATCTGATAACTGAGCAATTTGAATTACCTTCTACACATGAACCCTCACTTTTCATAGCATATCAGATACTCGCAACGTAAGTTCAGATCATTTTTGATTTGTCTCTGTTTGTCCCGACTTTCAGAGGTAAAAATCAGAGCCCATTCTTGTGATCAAGTGACAAAGATTGTTCGAGAGTAGCAGAAGCAGCCATGCTTATTGCTGCTATTTCTAGTTCAGCTCATGTGCTTGGTATTTACACTGATATCATTCAATGTATCTAGCTTttcattttagttatttttatatcTCTAAATGTTCTCTCAGCTCCTTCTAACCCTTAGCTGTCTTTATTCCTTTATGTATCTTCCTGGTCTGTCCACTTCTCTCTCTGGCATTAATGCCTTAGTTTTAGGGCGTTTTCTCTGTAGTATCTAGGGCATCTTGCTTCCGTTTCCTAAGTATGGCAGCACCTTTCTCTAAGTCGTACAAACCCATATTTTATTGTGCACGAGGTAAATCATAGTCCTTTATTCTCCTAGGTATAGGTAGGTTCCACTTCCGTTCCTCCCGATCATCCTTTAGCAtgtaaggaaaaatgaaaagtatgCAAAGCAGGTGGTTGTGGCAGACAGAAGTCTTCTAATTAGGGCAGGGAGATGTAACGATTTCTTCCGGTTTTGTTTTCACTAGTTTCTGCACACCATAGAACAGTGAGGGAAGAATATGGAGACAAAGTAAAAATGAGACCCTGGAGTCGCAGTCCATTACGACAGCAAAGAGACAAGCTTGAGCAAGGAGATAGCAGGAAACCAGGTAGCATTCGCCACTTTATGATGTCTTTGCCTGGGGGCTAGGAGGAGCTGTTCTGGGGCAGCGCTTAATTTTTAGCAGTAAACGTATATCCCTGGTACTGGATTGAAAGTATTGTCCACTTCAGCCGTGGTGGCACAACTCTGGAATATTCATGAATACGTACATATGTACTGTTTTCTAAAGCAACACTGGTTTTGCAGGTATCTGTGCAAGTGACAAACTGAATGAATCTTTTCCTTCTTAGTAGTAGgaatagtaattttaaaagtttccgAGTTACTTCATTCAGTGATGAAAGAAGCAGCTGACTGAATTTATAAAGTTTTCTAGTTTAATTCCCTCGCAGATTAAAAAGGGGATTGTGTACACTAGCTCCAGCTGGATTTGTTGTTAGGAGCTAAGCTACCTTAAAAAGTTACCTTACAGGGATCAATATAGTTTAAGCATCACTGATATTGTCATCTTGTAgtagaaaataaatgcttaaggCAGTATTCTGGTTAGAAAACGGTCCTTCCCGTGCCTAGAAGGTCCTAACTGTGAGTAGAGAACATGCACATTTGACGTAGAAGTGTCTTTGGTTAAAGAAGAAAAGCTCTGTGTCCGCTTTGTGAACGGGTGTAGCTGTAAAAATGAGTGTAATTATTTCAAATAAGCTGATTGCAGAATGTAGTCAGCTGAAATCCCAGGTGGGGGCAGGCAGCAAGTCCTTTGAAGCTACTGTCTGATCGATCGACAGTTATTTGCACGTGCTATTTCATGGTGGTCCAGAGGGGCTGCATTAGAATAGGAAGCACTGATAGCAAGCGCTGTATGTACACGCATTAGTGAGACTGTGTTGTGGTGATACTTGTTGCcatgttacttttttaaaaaaaatttttttttaattacacttagAGGGGCCTATGCATATATCATGttttaaaaagtcaatatttCACATTTTTGGCTGTTGATCCTGCACCACTGCAGTTCAGAAAAGCTGTTTGTCTTTTGAGCagtgtgaatttttattttttttttagtgttctgtATTTCCAATACAGAATGTTCAGCACCAATTTAATGGCCAGAGAAAGCAACGCAGTTATCTGGGTATTCAGAGTCTTATAAATAGATGCGACATTCAGTCAGCaccctgtttttaatttttatggtctCAACAGTGAAAGAAGAGAAACCAGAAGAGAGAGATCCTCTTTCAGACTTGCAAGACATCAGTGACAGTGAGAGAAAAACCAGCTCGGCAGAGTCTTCATCAGGTGATTAAATGCAATTTAGTAGATGTAATTAATTGTTCAGTTGTCTGTTCAGGAAACAGTGTTGTTAGAGTGTGTGCCTACTTAGTTACGCGTTTGATGATTCCTGAACAGAATCTGGATCAGGCtcggaagaagaggaggaagagtctAGCAGTGAAGGTtctgaggaagagggagaggaagaggaggaggaggaggagacgggaAGCAATTCTGAGGAAGTGTCTGAGCAGTCAGCTGGTGAGTAACATAAAGCAGCTCCTAGAACGGTGTGTTatgattttctctgtttctcattctgtattgttttgtttgaacattttccttttctcttagtCTAGGATAGGCTGAGACCTCACAGGTCAagataactaaaaagaaaaaaaaacaagtacaaGTCATATTCTATCCTTTTATATAGAGGTAATACCAATTATTCGTCTAAGAAACCAGATTAGAAAACCGAAAGCCATTTTTTGTCTTCCTAAATGGTGTAAGGGTAACAGTTCCAGTAATTTTGTAACAGAACAAATATTCTGTAGAGAGCAAGTCTGCAGTTATTTGGGGGGTGGTGAAATACAAATGTCTCtgttatttgatttatttttcagttgcaaATCTCAAAGGCTTTTTTCATGCCAGTacaaatagataaaaataataaaaaaggtttGGTAAAAAGTCTACTTAGAGCCATTCTTGTCACTAATGAGTGAAGAAAAGGCACAAAAGCATGCTCTGATGGctggatatttttctttaaaatcaattaCAGTCAATAAGCAAATATTCATAAGTTTCCTGACTTAATTTATTCACCTCCTCCCAGCTCTGAATTCCCAGATAATCGGTAAGAATTGTATTCCCTGTTGGAAGCTGAAAGGTGCAGTTCTGTGGAGTCAGGGgaagcattttctttccaagTGAACCAGAAGTAAGAGGTCACTAACTAGATAGCCGTGAAAAGGCCTGGTGAATTAGAAAAGCCTTTCAATTAGTGATCTGCCTTACAAGGAACTACAGAAATGTTGGGTTTATTCCGTTGCACTTgattctgttttgcagaagaggtgagcGAAGAAGAAATGAGTGAAGAGGAGGAACGGGAGAATGGAAACCACATCCCAGTTGGTACAATGcaaacactgattattttttttaaagtgtttggcTGAATTTTTGTagccaaataaatatttctacaaatatttttaaaatattttcaatgtatttttctaaagcatCGTGTATTTGGCATTTTGAGGCTATCCTTACGTTAGAATCAGAAATTCCTTGAAATTTGTTTGAAGGTCTATGTTTAGAGGAAGTCAGAGCCTAGTTTAATGAGCTAatgcttccttctttttcattttgggTCTCTTGCTCTGTCCTTTTgtcaaaaaaagcttttcagttaGAATGAGATATACTGGGTcagttttctctctcattctggTAGTGGAAAGATCTGTTTTTCTGACATCCTGTATTTAATGCCAGAAATTGTATTTACATGACTGTAAACGAGTTCTTGAAAGCATTAtctctgcaaggaggagaaatCGGGCTTCTCCTTGATCTTTATTGTTGCAGTAAGTTAAGTTGCGTAAGTTGCACGCCTGTTTCATGTATAGTGatcagtgtttcactacccttaTTTGTCTAAAGCTGAACTTAATTGTTCCAAATGTCTTCCTCTTTCCACGACTGATTCTGACCTTTAAAGTTACAGAGTCGAGGTTTGACCGAGATTCAGCAGGCAGCGAAGTCGAAGAGGAGGAAGTAGGGGAGGGCACCCCTCATTCCAATGCCATGACAGAAGGAGACTATATTCCTGACTCGCCAGCTTCCTCCCCCATCGAACTGAAACAAGAGCTTCCCAAGTATCTTCCTGCGCTTCAGGTAGAGGATCACTGAAATGATGCTTGAGAATATCATAGGCAAAGGGATTTCCCGAGCTGCTTTGTTAACAAGTTGTGCATGAGTTTATGGGCAGATACACCTTGCTGACTCAGCATcacaaaatacacatttctgcGTGAAATATTGCTGTCTCTTTTGACAAGGAAAAATGGGCATGGAGCAAAAATGAGATTACTCTTAGATATAGGTAAGAATGTAATAATACGTAGCTGATACTCTGATATCTTGGCATTGCTATCTGGAAATAGATACTTGTGAGAGAAGAGTCCTGTTAACATGAATAGAAACTGATGGGGTGGTTATTCTTTTTGTAGCCAACAGCAAAGTGTAGAAACATGAAgagaaagcatatttttattaattgaattATGTGAAAAGTATCGGTCTAAGTTGCTGAGTTGCCACCTTTGCCATTGTGGCAGAAATTTCAGCTTACTCTGTGCAAAAGTGAGTGAGTGAAGAATTAATTAAATAATGTAGTTAATCTACTAAAACACAGACTCTGTCCAGGATTCCTTTAGAGATCCAAgtgaaaataaaccccaaagatACCTTTCTTACATGGAGTAGCCAAGTTGTCGAATTCTCTTGGTTAATTTTAACTGTTCCCGTGAGATTGCTGAAGTTTACCTTaagtcttatttaaaaaaaaactaggCAAAATCCTCCCCCAGGTGCTGGAGGGGTAAATGTTGTCCATCTGTTTTTTCAGGGATGTCGTAGTGTGGAGGAATTTCAGTGTTTGAACAGGATTGAAGAAGGGACGTATGGTGTAGTGTACAGAGCGAAAGACAAGAAGACTGGTTAGTATAAGTGGTCTCCAGTTATTATCTCCATGGCATTTGGGGCCGAAGTTGTATGCAAACTGTGATTCTGCATTTCTCATTGATGAACAAAATCTGTCTAAAATGCTTTCTTCCTTATCGAGAATAATGCTTTTTAATAGGGTGTGGACTTTGACGTAAGGGCTCCACTTGCAGCTGTTTGAGTTCAGAAGTAATCCCTGTATTGGCCACGATGGTGTAGAACAATTAACACGATTTCAGTTTCTGGCTCGAAAGGCAGTTATTTCTGGCTTGAGATCTGCTGTAGATAGTTGCCAGGTTGCAAGTTTTCAAAATTTACTATGAGCATTCCAGCAGGCGTCACTGTAAGCACAGACACGGTTAGGGAATTCATAAAGCAGGGGTTGGTGAGCAGTGAGTATATACTGCAGTATTTTGTGGTAGAAAGAActttcattcttttctgtttttaagctcCCTCTCAAAAAAACACTTCTCGTGTGTACAAGTGGATTTGTATTTCTAAAACTCAGGCTCTTTGCTTATCTGGTTTGTAATAGCAACACTGGAGGACCTCTTAACATGCATTTTATTAGCTGTGTGATGGGAATTCTGCAGTTaataatgctgttttctttacagatgaAATTGTGGCTCTGAAGCgactgaaaatggaaaaggaaaaggaaggctttcCCATTACTTCTCTGAGAGAAATAAATACTATTCTGAAAGCACAACATCTAAATATCGTCACTGTCAGAGTAAGGCCACCATCTTctatttcaaaaatttttttgttcttgaaataTTGCCTGTTGGCTTTTAAAATGCCTTATAAAAAGATGCATTCGCAGCAGAGCCTGTTTCTGTAAACAGTTGTATGCTACCCGTAAAACTATGTAGACATTACTCGTCTGTATATAATCCAATGTTTTGCAAAAGTGTgctttttttcatagaaaaatagattttctatGGATTTTACCAATGTCAGGCTCCACTTATCCTCTTGCCAGTgtattttgaaaagtcatttttgcatgctttttaaaTACTGTGTGCTTGTTTTGatcatttgtttctgtgttttaggaAATTGTTGTAGGTAGTAACATGGATAAAATCTATATTGTAATGAACTACGTAGAACACGATCTCAAGAGTCTGATGGAAACAATGAAGCAACCATTTCTACCAGGTACTGTTTGCCATAGTCTCCTATAATTCTTAAAACTGGAAAACTGGCCAACACAAACCTCAGTGGCTTTGGGCTTTTTGTGGTGACGTGTAATGCCTTGGAATGTCCTGTGAGTGTTCTTTGGAACACGGACttcattgctttttctctgtttggTCTGATTTTACTGATAGAAGCGAAGATAGGATCGTAGGCTGGCAGTGCTGATACTCATAGTGATCTTTGGCTGATGAATCCAGTTTGGATGCTTAGGGTGAGGGGGAGATTCAGATGTGAGATGGAAGGAGTTTCCCCTATGCTAAACCAGAAAAGAACACTGGGTTTTAATTTTGGCCACTTCCTGTGTTTTTGAGAGGCATTCATTTCTGAGCATTATTTGGATGCATTCCAGCTatctaaattaattttgctttactGGCCGCTCTGTGGGTTTAACTTTTCCTGTGCCATATTTTTATGGTGCAGTCTGTACTATGCTTTTAACTTGACATCCCTTTCCTCCCCCTGCGTGttccccaaacaaaaaaaaaacaaaacggaaAAATAGATTTCCTCTCTTAAATGTATTTGTTGTCTTTTTATCATTTCAGGTGAAGTGAAAACCTTGATGATTCAGTTACTGCGAGGAGTCAAGCATCTTCACGACAACTGGATACTTCATCGAGACCTGAAAACTTCCAACCTGTTACTCAGTCATTCAGGCATTTTAAAAGTAAGAATTACATGAAATATACCACACTTGTATTGCAGAATACACTGCATTATAGCTATCTCAAGAGCTGGGTagactgttttgcttttgtctttagGAGGTATGAGGTGTGGCTTGTAAAATGCACAGTTGTGAAGGACTGAACTTTACTGTTAAAGTAAAGAAAAGAGACTGTCTTACCAAAACTCTGAGATTTATGCTAGGATGTGATGAATAAGCATGCTGTAGTGAATAGTGAATTCTTTTTTAGAAGTCTGAACAGTGCTCTTCTCTTCCTGGTGATTCAGCAATTCTATATGCCtgactgtaattttctttttctatatcaGCATCGTAGTGTTTGAACTGGGGTTGCTCTTTCAACTTGAGAGACTGCGAATCTTAATATAAGAATATAAATCTCTGTAGTAATGCTGAACCATCAGTCACTGGTGGAGATGTGAGAttcttttcacaaagaaaaagccttttgaaaagtTGCACGTTTTAAAAATCTACCTAACCTTTCACTGCCTACTTACAAAAATCTAAGAGAAAAGCAGTACTAATAAGATCAGGACGTAACATTTCAATTTTTACTTCTAAATTGTAGGTGCCAATTATGTATTGCCATTATTTACATCGTACAGCTGTTACAGTTGTTAAGCCTTTCCCTTTCTCAGGAAAACTgggcttgaatttttttttatttttttttgcttggcaaAGTTGAAGTCAGCATTTAttgtcttttggttttattttttcccctgccacGTAAGCTTTCTGTGAAGGTGATCAATAACAGGAGCTCTTCCTTGGCCTCGGgaagggaaaaatgtattttcccttcAGTGGAAAAAGACAAGGCAGGCCCGTGAGCGTGTTCTGGGGGGCTGTTTTTGAAGGCTGGAAGCCATGCAATAGCCAACATGGCCAACACATCTTGGCACTGTTAGTAAATGGTGTGGTCAATGTTGGAAATAGTGCTGATTACCACTTTCCATTTAGGTTGGAGATTTTGGACTAGCCCGGGAATACGGATCTCCGCTGAAGCCTTACACGCCAGTGGTGGTGACGCTTTGGTACAGGGCTCCGGAGTTGTTGCTTGGAGCCAAGGTACGTTTCTCCTTGTTCCTCTGGCTGCTAGAGCAATGACTCTTCAGAGTCACTCTGTATTTTATAATTTAGGAACAAAGTATGAGTATGCTTGATTCTTTGTATTGATTTAGAGATGGAAATTCTGAAacttcagtattatttttcctaataATGCAGCTAAAAAATTCCATCTTCTACAGATAGAAAGTGGGTGGGTAACAgagttttttctcctttagggTGCTGATGTGGTAGTGCTGCTGGGTTTCTCCTGGATTGGTGCAAACTGTCACTGTCATCTTGGGCagctggatttttaatttttcttttttttttttttaaccttagtcTAAAATTTGTGACACCTGAGAGCAGAGCAAGGTACTGGCAACGGCTGCAGTTAAGAAAAGAGGTTTAAGGGACCGGGTTTTGTGCCCGTAACCCGAGATTGCTGTTGTGGCAAAACAAGGGCTAAGGATCTCTGTGAAAGAGAGTGCAAGTTAGAATGATTTGCTAGTTGTGATGCTCTGTTTGTGAGTGAAAAAGAAAGGCAACATTGTGCAGAAGTTTCATCCTGAAGTATTTGTGTGTTAAGGGTATTACTCATAATTCACAGTaattttaactttgaaataaaGGCAGTTGAGACCCGTGCCTTGG
The Rissa tridactyla isolate bRisTri1 chromosome 16, bRisTri1.patW.cur.20221130, whole genome shotgun sequence genome window above contains:
- the LOC128918398 gene encoding cyclin-dependent kinase 11B isoform X3; translated protein: MGDEKDSWKVKTLDEILQEKKRRKEQEEKAEIKRMKNSDDRDSKRDSLEEGELRDHRMEITIRNSPYRREDSMEDRGEEDDSLAIKPPQQMSRKEKTHHRKDEKRKEKRRHRSHSAEGKHARVKEKEREHERRKRHREEQDKARREWERQKRREMAREHSRRERDRLEQLERERERKIREQQKEQREQKERERRAEERRKEREARREVKEEKPEERDPLSDLQDISDSERKTSSAESSSESGSGSEEEEEESSSEGSEEEGEEEEEEEETGSNSEEVSEQSAEEVSEEEMSEEEERENGNHIPVVTESRFDRDSAGSEVEEEEVGEGTPHSNAMTEGDYIPDSPASSPIELKQELPKYLPALQGCRSVEEFQCLNRIEEGTYGVVYRAKDKKTDEIVALKRLKMEKEKEGFPITSLREINTILKAQHLNIVTVREIVVGSNMDKIYIVMNYVEHDLKSLMETMKQPFLPGEVKTLMIQLLRGVKHLHDNWILHRDLKTSNLLLSHSGILKVGDFGLAREYGSPLKPYTPVVVTLWYRAPELLLGAKEYSTAIDMWSVGCIFGELLTQKPLFPGKSEIDQINKVFKDLGTPSEKIWPGYNELPAVKKMTFTEYPYNNLRKRFGALLSDQGFDLMNNFLTYYPARRITAEDGLKHEYFRETPLPIDPSMFPTWPAKSEQQRVKRGTSPRPPEGGLGYSQLGDDDLKDTGFHLTTTNQGASAAGPGFSLKF
- the LOC128918398 gene encoding cyclin-dependent kinase 11B isoform X4, producing MGDEKDSWKVKTLDEILQEKKRRKEQEEKAEIKRMKNSDDRDSKRDSLEEGELRDHRMEITIRNSPYRREDSMEDRGEEDDSLAIKPPQQMSRKEKTHHRKDEKRKEKRRHRSHSAEGKHARVKEKEREHERRKRHREEQDKARREWERQKRREMAREHSRRERDRLEQLERERERKIREQQKEQREQKERERRAEERRKEREARREVKEEKPEERDPLSDLQDISDSERKTSSAESSSESGSGSEEEEEESSSEGSEEEGEEEEEEEETGSNSEEVSEQSAEEVSEEEMSEEEERENGNHIPVESRFDRDSAGSEVEEEEVGEGTPHSNAMTEGDYIPDSPASSPIELKQELPKYLPALQGCRSVEEFQCLNRIEEGTYGVVYRAKDKKTDEIVALKRLKMEKEKEGFPITSLREINTILKAQHLNIVTVREIVVGSNMDKIYIVMNYVEHDLKSLMETMKQPFLPGEVKTLMIQLLRGVKHLHDNWILHRDLKTSNLLLSHSGILKVGDFGLAREYGSPLKPYTPVVVTLWYRAPELLLGAKEYSTAIDMWSVGCIFGELLTQKPLFPGKSEIDQINKVFKDLGTPSEKIWPGYNELPAVKKMTFTEYPYNNLRKRFGALLSDQGFDLMNNFLTYYPARRITAEDGLKHEYFRETPLPIDPSMFPTWPAKSEQQRVKRGTSPRPPEGGLGYSQLGDDDLKDTGFHLTTTNQGASAAGPGFSLKF
- the LOC128918398 gene encoding cyclin-dependent kinase 11B isoform X1 codes for the protein MGDEKDSWKVKTLDEILQEKKRRKEQEEKAEIKRMKNSDDRDSKRDSLEEGELRDHRMEITIRNSPYRREDSMEDRGEEDDSLAIKPPQQMSRKEKTHHRKDEKRKEKRRHRSHSAEGKHARVKEKEREHERRKRHREEQDKARREWERQKRREMAREHSRRERDRLEQLERERERKIREQQKEQREQKERERRAEERRKEREARREVSAHHRTVREEYGDKVKMRPWSRSPLRQQRDKLEQGDSRKPVKEEKPEERDPLSDLQDISDSERKTSSAESSSESGSGSEEEEEESSSEGSEEEGEEEEEEEETGSNSEEVSEQSAEEVSEEEMSEEEERENGNHIPVVTESRFDRDSAGSEVEEEEVGEGTPHSNAMTEGDYIPDSPASSPIELKQELPKYLPALQGCRSVEEFQCLNRIEEGTYGVVYRAKDKKTDEIVALKRLKMEKEKEGFPITSLREINTILKAQHLNIVTVREIVVGSNMDKIYIVMNYVEHDLKSLMETMKQPFLPGEVKTLMIQLLRGVKHLHDNWILHRDLKTSNLLLSHSGILKVGDFGLAREYGSPLKPYTPVVVTLWYRAPELLLGAKEYSTAIDMWSVGCIFGELLTQKPLFPGKSEIDQINKVFKDLGTPSEKIWPGYNELPAVKKMTFTEYPYNNLRKRFGALLSDQGFDLMNNFLTYYPARRITAEDGLKHEYFRETPLPIDPSMFPTWPAKSEQQRVKRGTSPRPPEGGLGYSQLGDDDLKDTGFHLTTTNQGASAAGPGFSLKF
- the LOC128918398 gene encoding cyclin-dependent kinase 11B isoform X2; the protein is MGDEKDSWKVKTLDEILQEKKRRKEQEEKAEIKRMKNSDDRDSKRDSLEEGELRDHRMEITIRNSPYRREDSMEDRGEEDDSLAIKPPQQMSRKEKTHHRKDEKRKEKRRHRSHSAEGKHARVKEKEREHERRKRHREEQDKARREWERQKRREMAREHSRRERDRLEQLERERERKIREQQKEQREQKERERRAEERRKEREARREVSAHHRTVREEYGDKVKMRPWSRSPLRQQRDKLEQGDSRKPVKEEKPEERDPLSDLQDISDSERKTSSAESSSESGSGSEEEEEESSSEGSEEEGEEEEEEEETGSNSEEVSEQSAEEVSEEEMSEEEERENGNHIPVESRFDRDSAGSEVEEEEVGEGTPHSNAMTEGDYIPDSPASSPIELKQELPKYLPALQGCRSVEEFQCLNRIEEGTYGVVYRAKDKKTDEIVALKRLKMEKEKEGFPITSLREINTILKAQHLNIVTVREIVVGSNMDKIYIVMNYVEHDLKSLMETMKQPFLPGEVKTLMIQLLRGVKHLHDNWILHRDLKTSNLLLSHSGILKVGDFGLAREYGSPLKPYTPVVVTLWYRAPELLLGAKEYSTAIDMWSVGCIFGELLTQKPLFPGKSEIDQINKVFKDLGTPSEKIWPGYNELPAVKKMTFTEYPYNNLRKRFGALLSDQGFDLMNNFLTYYPARRITAEDGLKHEYFRETPLPIDPSMFPTWPAKSEQQRVKRGTSPRPPEGGLGYSQLGDDDLKDTGFHLTTTNQGASAAGPGFSLKF